From the Coffea eugenioides isolate CCC68of chromosome 1, Ceug_1.0, whole genome shotgun sequence genome, the window TCTTCCATTTCATAAATTTGATACAATCAGATAATATTGTATTTCATATTCGAGGTTAGTTTCTGTGTGTCAGCATGTACATTACTTACATCCAGAGATAacatgagttttttttttttgcaatttgtGGAATGACAGAAAGACAAATTATCAATGGGCAGGCATCACATACTTCTCCTATTGCTGGGAAATTGTTTGTCTTGATTGGTGCTGGTGGAGCTGGAAGAGCTATGGCTTTTGGTGCCAAGAGCAAAGGGGCAAGAGTTGTCATTTTCAATCGCAACTTCGGTAAAAATCATCGCCTTTGCTTCTAGGTTGTCCCCTGTGTCTGCTATCCACTTGTGTTTGACTGACTAAAGTAGTCTTTAAATAGAGAGGGCAAAAGCTCTTGCTTCAGCGGTATCTGGTGAAGCTCTGCCCTATGAATGTTTAGACACATATTGCGCAGAGAAGGGGATGATTCTGGCAAATGCTTCTGCTGTGGGGATGCAGCCAAACGCAGATCAAACCCCTGTTCCTAAGGTTCTCATTCTTACTAAATTTACTTCATACCGTTTGGTGTTGGTATAGGCATACCGTTTAGGGCTACTCTAATGATTTATTTCTCCATACATCTCTGATTTTTAGGAGGCCTTGAAATCATATGAGCTGGTTTTTGATGCTGTTTACACGCCAAGAAACACTCGACTGTTGCAAGAGGCTGCAGAGATTGGAGCAATTGTAGTAAGCGGTGTTGAGATGTTCATCAGACAGGCTCTTGGTCAATTCAAATTATTCACTGGTGGATTAGGTACTTATTCTCTCCTAACGAAAATAGTTTCTTCAGAGGACCGCTTAACTTGTGCTTATATAAAGGAGTCAGCGACCCTTTAATTAGCATCAACTAAAAGCTCATGGATTGTTACATTTTAAAGTAATGGAGTTTTCACATGATTTTGTTATCCCTGTGCTTTTAAAGTTGATAAATTGATGAAGAGAATATACAAGATCAATGAGTTCCATGGAAATTTTCTAGGTTATAGAACAATGCCTATCTAAGTCTTATATAAGCTTTCACTTAAACCTTCGTGATTTTAACTTTCGATGTTTCGCAGCCCCAGAGGACTTCATGCGCAAGACTGTATTGGAAAAGTTTTGATTTGACTTAAGCACAAAAAAGAGCCAATTTCCTTGAGATTATGGCAAGTCAAGCGTCGGGCCTCATCTGATGAAGCTGGTCAGAATCGTACTGTATCATAGCATTGCTTATGAGCTTTATGCACAGCAGCTTGTTACGGAGGAATGAGCGAACCAAATATTGGAGTTTCTCTGTCTTTCCCCCCTTGAGAGTAATTTGTCTGTTGTCTAGATCTATGAGCAATAATCACCGTATATAGAATATTCTCTTTTAAGGTGGCTAATATCTTGTAATACGAGAACACAAGATGTTGAAATATTAGAAGGTCAAGTTTCCTGAAGTACTGACTGCATTAAAACGCGGGTTTTCTGGTCTTGATATGGTACTTGCTACCTGACAAAGTGGTTTTGTGGTCTCAACTCAAAGTAGTGTCGATAGAGTTTTGGGGGTTTTTTGGTCTTAAAACTAGTACTGTATTACCTTTTACTTTTGCTCTTTACTTTTTCTATAGAATCTCTGTGGTAATCCTAGGACTGCGCATTTCTTGATTTCCTCGTCTTCATTCATTGTATACTATTTAACAAGTCAGTAGTGGCCAATTTGGAATACAGCAGTTTAGTCGAAGGGTCATCAGTCATGGAGCCATTTTGCAACTCTTGTAACTCCAGAAATTATCCTCACTAGGGTGAAGGCAAAGATTGTACTcagatttatttttttttacggGTTCCTGCAAAATGTGTTCCGATGAGTCGCGTATACCAATTCTAATGGTCCAACCAAACAGGCTTCGATGCACTAAGACGGGCTttaaaggaaaggaaaagaaagccaACCATTGTGACGAACAGAAATGTTGGTAGTATTATAGAGCCTTCAATTGGCAGAATATGGCAGTATGCCAAAACTCTTCGCGACCCTTGATCAGGTACCGGCAAAGTTTAAGCTTTTGATCGACGTAAAACCCCCATCCACCACCAGATTATGGCCGCTAATGTATTTTGCATCGTCGGATGCAAGGTAAAGTGCAGCATTGGCGACATCGCTGGGTTCGCAATTAGCTCCCTTGAGCACTCCCGCATTGTGGACCATGTCCGCGAGCGCCCCAGCATCCAAACCGGGAAAGTAGTCCTGCATTTCTTCCAGTGCAAAGGCCGTCGGAATGGCAAATGGCGATATACAGTTGACTCTGATTCCATGCTTGCATAGCTCTGCTGCAACCGACTTGACCATCCCTATCACACTGGATTTAGTTATGGAGTAGGTATGCTGTGCCAACCCACCCATCATGCCGGTAACGCTGGCCGTGCACAAGATGCACCCAGCTTGTCGAGGAATCATGACCCGTGATGCGTGCTTGATCCCTGCAACAGCGCCCCGGACATTGATGGAAACGACTTTGTCGAAGGCTGCAAGGTCAAGGTCCACTACGCTTGGTGGAGTACGACATGCGATGCCGGCATTGTTGTACATGATATCGAGTTGACCGTGAGTGGACACAGTGTAATCCACTGCGTTTGAGACGTCTGATTCTTGGGAGACGTCGCATGCCACGAAACTGGCGTTTGCTCCCAGTTGTCTAGCGGTTTCTTGCCCGACATCTCTGCGTATGTCGGCGATCACCACTTTGGCACCATtggtgatgaattttgtggcgGTCTCTTTGCCAATGCCACGTGCCGCTCCCGTGATCAATGCTACCTTGCCTTCTAATTTGCTATGACACCAAAATCTTTCAACTTCAGTACAGTACAGTACAGTGGGAGTCAAAATTTCTTGCCTAACTCGAAATAGTGTGACCAATTACATTGGTCGCGATTTTAAGATTGTAAAAAATACCAgcacaaaaagaaaagatactCTTAgaacaagaaagaatattaATTTGAAGAATCTTGATATGATTATCACGCGACAAATGcatacaaaatacaaaagtaaaaataaaataatccaACTATTTCTGTGAATTGAATTTCATTGGACAACTAAATAGCCAATTGAATTAAGCATGTCTAACCTTTTTGGTAAATTAAGCTTAGACACTGACAGTCCACATCACAAGTCACAACAAATTCTTTATCTGTCTCCTTCCTTTCTATATGTTCCGGGCGGCCAAAGGGAAGGTCGGTTATCCGATTATGTCTCGACTCTCAGATATTAAAATTAAAGTCGAAAAGTCCGAATGAatacaaaaagggaaaaataacTGATCACGCCAGGCGCTCATATCCATTTGTTGGTATGTGCATGTAATTATGTGTGCACGAAAGCCAGAGAGGGACAATTCAGAGAGAGAGATCTTCTGTACAcacctttcttttctttgggcGCAGAACTCCCTCATGACGAAGCTTCGAGCGAGCAAGGCTCTTGAAATGGAGCTGCTGCTACCATATCAAAATCGAAAGATTAAAGATGCACTATAAACGGTAAACTAGTAGTATTTAGCAGTAAAAATGAGAACTCATCAGCATAAATTATATACGGAGTTTCTGCTTTATACTGGATTATGAATCAGTCAACTGTACAAGTTTGCTTTGCTCCGCTCCCCACAATCTCGCCATCGAAATTGGCGGACCTTAATGAATGCTCTCTCTGGCTTGTGAAATATTCAGATGCAAGACAAAAGTAATACTAGTAATTTGGCTCTTAGCAACATTACAACAAGTCATGTTCATGTTCAGAGACCGACAGATCTCGCTCTCTCAGTGATTCAGAGAGTACCATGTCTGTCCTCCCTCATCACAATACGCAAATGAGTCAAAAGACAGAAGCAGCATTGAGATTCAGAGAGCAGCAAATGAGTCAAACATTACTTACCTTGATCTGATGCTGAACATGTTGTTCTCTTCCAAGCTAGAGACAGTAGGGATTGTTTCAAGTTCTTCCCTTGTGCTTTCTTGGTGTGGGCGGGGGGGTTGAACACTGTAAGATTCATGAATTGCTGACAACTGTTGCTccgaaaaaaaatatatatatatatatattgctgaCAACTGACTAAGAGAGCTTTTTCTAAAACGAGAATTGAGAAGTCAGCAACTTGTGAATTGTGTCCATCTGTATGCCGGCCCATCAGCAAATGACATGGCAATAGAGATACATAAACACAGTATTATAGATGCCGGTGGGGCGTCATGGTTCGTAATTTCCTTCGCTGACGCCAGAGTGCACGTTTGCATTGGTGAGGGTGATGCGGGCGCTTCAATCAGGATATAGTGAGCACTGTAGTGTGATTGTGAAGGACTTCAATAATATAGCAAAGGCTTTACAAGGCAGCCTAAAATCGATATCTCTGCCTTTTGCCAAACCTCTAATGAAACACTAGTCTTTATAGGATCCGATCTACGTATGAATGGGCAACTGCTGTCCAACAAGTCAAGTGCTGCTGCtgcctctttttcttttctcttttttgtttttcttgaaaagaaaagggTGGGGGTGTAAGGGAGGAGGACGATTAGGATCAGGAAATGAGATGATTCAGTGGTTCAGACTACGACCTTGATACAATCGACCCTTTactaacatatatatatatatatatattatatatgatTCTCAAATCTCAACTGCTGCCGACCCTTCAAATTCTTGAAGATGCATACCCGTAGAAATGAACTTCTTCCACCCCCGGATCACTTATAGAAGTCGCGATTGATTTTTACAGTATTCACTATTCAGCAGCTTAGCTTAAAATGAAAGACTGGGCATCCATCTTCGCCAGGGTAAAAGTCTCCCTCCTCCAATTGATTGTCAACTTGAAATGCAACCTCTGTACTTGAGGGCTATTGCCTTTCTTTTTGGGGCCCCCCCGGGGGGGGGTTGGGTGAGAtaaatttgaatcaagaacCTCTAATTCTTGACGGCCTCGTTAATTTGACATTTAATAGGCAGACCTAGCAGCATGACTGTTATTCCTGGACTGAATCTGGAATATCAAACCTAAGCACGATTGGTAAACCTTTTGACTCGAAAGTAAATAAATCCCAGTTGGTAACGAAATTAACTCGGAAGGGAGATAAAGATGACtattttattcataaaaaataaaataattattttttaaactcgAGTAGCCTTGAATTTTAGGTCGAATTCAGGTTCGAGTTTTATGATGAAAGCTCGAGATTAGTAAAATTGAATTGAGATTCGATTTAGTGTGTTTGCAAATCTAATTCCTATAGTACCTGTCTTCTTGTTTTTACATACTTTTTTGTTAGCTTTTACCGTGACAAAAGCATAATGGGCGTTTTTGTTTTATGTGCCGTTGTTGTATTGAAAAAATTACACTATTATTCGAAGACTCCTTAACTTAGACGAGAAAAAGGtcataattttttgaaaaccaTGAgccattgttttttttttggaactaTTGATAATGTCAATTTGAGACTTGAGAGTTAAAGTTACGTTGGATGGCAAAATTTTTGGATAGATTTGATTTTGTAAATCTAGTGGTTCAAAATTTACCGCATTATTTTATTAACTCAAATATTAAAAATGTGATAAAATTTGGACCGCTAAATTTACATAAATCAAGTTCATCCAAGTGATTGCCACGTTGGTATATTGTTATGTTACAAGTTGCTAAGGTGTGGGGAAAACCAAAAGTTTGAATTACCGGTCACTTAGGGTCAGTTTAAGAGAAAcgaaatattaaattttttattagatTTTAAGTAATATTAATGTCCACGTCAGGACCAATCGGGCGTTTGGTCTAGTGGTATGATTCTCGCTTTGGGTGCGAGAGGTCCCGAGTTCGATTCTCGGAACGCCCCACAAAGGGAATTTTTGGCTGTCCAAGTTTGACAATAAACAGGCAGCGAAATTAGGGCCGTTTGTCCATGCGGGCGGGTGAAACTgactaaatatattttttttttggacgtATATATAGACAGAAGCAAGggggaaaaatttttaaaaataaaaaacgtTACAAGTAGAACAGTCAACAATAATCTGCCTCTCTACTTCAAGATAAAACTGAAAAGTGAGAGAGAAAAACATACAGCAGAGgaaggagggggggggggggaaggaaTGTTTTGCCCTCATAATAGTGGAATAACACGAGGAGTACTTAGAAAGGCCATTTTCCCTCCAAAATTCGGGCAAATTGAATGAATAGAAAATTCCCCCCATGGGCCAACTCTCCCTTTTCCACCAAAACACGTCATGATGCCTCTGCATTCGAAACCCTGAGAAATGGAGTAGAGTAGTAGTAGTAACTAAGTCAGAAATGGGGTCTCTCCGTTATCTCAAACTTCAACTTAGCCGGTAGTCGCCCTCATCTGCTCCGCCTTTATTCATTTGATCCCTGGCTACCAGGTTCGCTTTTTCTCCGTGGCTTAGTCCATTCATCATTTAGTTTCTCAATTATAAAAAttacttcttcttttcttgtaaaACTGGCGCTATCTTCATATCAGTTGAGATACTGCTTGCTTTGCATCTtccttttatttgtttatttatttttttctaaataTTTTACGTCAGCTTTCTGTACGGATTCTTGGAGCAAATAGGTTTTTAATGGTAACAGTGGTTATTTTTAGTATCACCCGTAGCAGTGGGAAACATTTTACCCGATTGATAATTAGGTCTGGTTCCCACCTTGAACCCTCATCAGTTTTTCTTTGTTTCCAGTGTTATCTTTCTCGTTTGTCCGCTTCGGGAAGCTTTTGGTGTGCTTATTCTGATAGATTGTTTGATCCCAACATGATGGTTTATTAGCTTTGATAATTTCTGTTTGTTTTGAGGGATCAGGAAACAACTTAAGCCCCAAAAATGGAGGGTGAGTATGAGAATACTGTTCCTCTTGATGACACTATTGCGCTGGGAAGTCCTGAAGCTGAAGCCCATCTACGGACTCTTGATATTAACACCGAGGTGTTGAGTACCCCTGATTCCATTGACTGTGGCATAGCTCAAAGCCTGGATGACATAGTGGATGATTCTATGGACGCTATTCCGCTTGATATTGACAAAGATGGATCCGAAGTCGTGGGCAAAATATTTCCACTGAAGGAAAACAAGACAAGTGTTAGAGGGCATGGTTCATGTATGGAGAAAAGGAAGATGAATGCTCTTGGTAACCTACTGTTCTTTATTTGTGTCCTCTTCTCTTCTCTAATGTGAATATAGCAACTTGCCCATTATCGCATTTTAGAACTCTCTGATAGATTAGCAATAATCAAATTTGACATGAATTTTTAACTTTGCTAATGTTGTCTTTGTGGGAGTTTCTAAGgcttttcttctcttctcctcTGTTATTGATTAAACTCCGCTCTCCATCAAATAAAGTATCCATTTTGCACCATGAGCCATAAAAGAATGATTTGTTTCCTCAAAGTTCAAGCTTTGGAATTATCGGCTGATGTCCATGGTAGGATGGTTGTTACTCTGGATGTTTTAGGTCCTGAATTCTAGTTGTATAAAGTAGTCTTTGTATTCCAGGACGTACGGTGATGCTGGATAAAGATGTCACTGGACATTCCATTCAGCAGTTAGCTTCTACTAGAAGAACTGATGAACGTGGTGATACTCAGAAGCATGAACTTGCCTCTTCCCATGCTGACACTAGTAATCACAAACAACAATTTATTCAAGACAGTGGAACATCTGAATATGAAGAGGCTTTACCAGATCATTCATATAACATTGTCCAAAAGGATTACAAGAGCTTGGAGAGCATTGGGCTGTCAGTTGTGAATGCCCTGGACTTTGTTGATCACTTTCTGGCCGTTAATAATCAGTACTTATGTGGGAAGTTTGAAAATGCAAGAGCTGATGGTACAAATTCACCTCCTCCTTTCACTACAAAGGGAGCACAAACATTGGCAAGCAGAACAAATCTTGCCACCAGAGCTCGAGAATTAGGAATGTTTGATTGGGAAGAAAAGCAAGCTACCGAAAGAAATTCTGATAAGAAGCAGGATGAAAAGTTTGCTATGGGATCTCCAGGAAAGCCATCAGAACAGGATCAAAGCGCAACAAATGGACAAGATATCTTTGAATTTGGTTTCGACACTCAAATGGCTGCTGAGGCTATGGAAGCCTTAATATGTGCACCCCCTCCCAACTCTAGGGAACAATGTACTTATCAAGTTCCCAAGAATGAAATCCATAACTCCTCAGTAAATGCATCAAAGGATGAAGGATTAAAACACTCTGCCAATAAAAAGGTGGCTGATTCAGGTCCACAAACCAACAGGAAACGAACAGTAAAATTAAGGAGTCCCACTAACAGGTTGAATGGCAATAAGCCTCGCCAGTTCAAAAAACACTCTGAAAATCTCACGGGGTACAACTCTCCCTCTTCAATAAACAAAAATCTCATCTACAGGGAGCCATTGGCTGCAAAATCTTCGAATTGTGGACATGCTCTTACTATGAAGAAAAGTATATGTGGAAGAAGTTCTAGGGTAATCAGTCAACAAAAGAATGGTGCACCTTGTGAAAGTGAGAACTCAAAGGGAGCAGGGAATGATCTTGTTTCATTGAATTTCATTGGACTTAACCAACATGGAGAAGAAATGTTATTCAAGAAGTTCCGAAGATCTTCACAAAAAACAAAGAGGATGGAATTTCAGCCATCTATGGCTCCAGTAAGTAGTTTTAAAAGAAGGATAAGCGCTAATTTGGAGTTTGATGTTCctaagaaaaggagaaagaagagATTAGGCATTGGTGTTTGCAAAACCATTGAAAGCAAATCTTTGATGTCAGCATCTGATGGCTTAGCGGAAGTTACAAGAACCAAAGGTCCTCAACAACCTAGAAGTACTTCTGGTTCATTTGGAACTATTGATCTGTTAAAACTGGATCCATGGTGCTATCCAAAACAGAAGAGAACACATAAGGGTGTGAGACACCAATCAAATGGATTCAGTAACTCATCTACTTTGTTGACTTTAGCTGATGACGAGAACAAAAACAAGTATCCTACTGAAAATAGATTATCTTCTTGGAGGAATTGTGGGCCTTTGCTCCATAGTCAAACAGAATTTGGGTCCTCCCCAGAAAAGAATCTGCCTGGTGTGTGTGAATCGGCAATCACAAGTGAAGAAATGATTATTATGGACCTCGATAGAGTTAAATCCTCTGAGCTATATGGAAAATCAGATATGATGGGTACCATATGGTCCGCGGATTGTTCAGAGAACATCAGGTTAGGTGCAGTATCAGCTGATATAAGGGCATCGCAAACTACCAAGACTGATGTCAGAATTCCAGGCAAGAAATTGATCTCAAGACCATCCCTTATGAAAGAGCTTACTCGATTAGGATATAACAAATCTCTACCCAATTTTATGCCTAGAGAGTTGAGAAGACGAAGGAGAAACGTTTGTGTCTTATTCAGTCAACATCTGAAGTCTAATGTACTTAACCAGCAGAAAAAGGTACTTACCACTTGTAAATATTCGCATCATTGTAAACTAATTTTGATAATTCCACCTCATGGTGTTGATTAATTTTCTTTGCTTCTTGGTCTTCTGGATTCCACCCACAGATTTTGGCCCGATTAGGCTTTTCAATCGCATCTTGTTGCTCAGATGCCACACACTTTGTAATTGATGGATTTGTGCGTACACGGAATATGTTGGAAGCCATTGCTTTTGGTAAGCCAGTGGTGACACATTTATGGCTTGAGAGCTGTGGACAAGCAAACTCTTTCATTGATGAGAAGAGTTACATACTTCGAGACaccaaaaaggaaaatgaaattgGTTTTAGCATGCCTGCTTCACTTGCTTGCGCAAGAGAGAATCCACTTTTGCAGGTGTGATAGTTTCCACATATACATAATAAAATTATGTTGGTTCATGCTGTCTATTATCATCTAGTTGTTCCATATGCAGGGTCGAAGAGTCTTTATAACTCCGAATGTTAAACCAAGCATAGAGTTGATTCAGAGCTTGGTCAAGGCAGTTCATGGCAAGGTACATACTTGTTGTATTGTCTTTGCCTCTGCTGATGGTTCTTTAGACAAGAAAAATGCAAGTTTTATTGAAACATGAAAAACTACGTTTGTTGAACGGGATAGTTTCCATTATAAGTAGCATGGTTCCTTCATTTAAAGTGTAGGTTTTCGTTTTGAACTGTCTATTGAACAGTTGCTGGAAGCATTTTATACAATTTTTCTGAATCTCTTGGAAGCTTTTGAACTTACTAATAGTACTATGTCATGTGAATTGAATTATGATAATCTTGTCGATGGTTTATCCTGAATCTTGAAAAGGCACGAGCTAGAAAATCTGTACTCTTGCCAAAGTGAAAGGGGCAAATGGAGTGGATCTACTTCCGCTTTGCCAGTTAAATCATTTTGATTCTTTGCAATTGTGATGAGATAATCCTCAAGCACCATTGACACGATGAAATACTTTTCCTCAAATGCTAATCAGGTAATTAAAGGAATTGGAAGGGCAGCACAAGGGGAAAATTTCATATCAAAAGAACTATTAGTTCTTACCTCAGAGGAGGATTACGTTAGCTGCTTGCCAATTCTTGAGAAAGGTATAGGTTCTTTTTTACCTTGTCCTTGATCGAATGCTAAGTTACTTGGCTGTTTTGACAACTGTCTGTCGCTTTCTCTTTGTAGGTGCTGCAGTGTATGATTCGGAGCTTTTGCTGAATGGGATAGTTATTCAGAAACTAGAATTTGAGAGGTTGGTACGGCAATTAGAAAAAAGATGCATGTTTTTTTATGTCCATAATTGTAAGATTCACAGCACACGGACATCTAATTTCTCACAAATGTCTGGTAACAAAGACGTTTTCAATTTGGATTCGGATTACAAGTTTTATTTACTATCATATTATCTACGCCTAGCATGTGTTTGAACCATCTGATTAACTATTCTGACACAGGCAAATTGCCAAGATGTCAGAAAAGCGTTTTTAAAATGGTATCCCAGCTTTGTCTGAATAATTTTGGCATCCTATTTTCATGTGCAGATGTTGTTTCGATTCGAGTACCAAacgtattttttttcttttgagatttatgatttttcttttttttgtttgcaaCGGCAGGCATCAGCTTTTCACCAACTGTGTTGAGGGTAACTGCTCCAAAAAATGTCCGGAGAAGAATTGAGTTGCCCGGTTAAGCTGTATGTAGAATTGTAGATACTAGATGGGAATTCCCAGCTTGACAACTGGATTGCTTTCCAGCGAGTCGTGGTGGCTATGTTGGGGTGGAAAGGACGCGTAATTTCTGCAATTATTCTCGAATTCCATTTTCATTCCTTCATTTTTAGGTGTTAGTGCAAGAAGGTTCTTACTCAAACCAGTTTAGAAAAATCTGGTCCGACAGATGGATGACGGCGACGTGATGAATGTGTTTTTCAAGGTCAATAATCAATCAATAGCAAATGCATAACGTTCGTACGACCAAGGATCATTCATGCCCAAGATATGGGCAGTACATGCACATTATGGTAAACTAgggaggaggaaaaaaaaaaaaagaacagaaatTTTCAACCTCGGAATAATGATGAAGTGCAGTTCACCCTTTTTAAAGAAACGTTTGTGTTGCATGTATTTCGATCTGATTACCTAAAAGCACTTGTTAGAACAACGGATGTAATAAACGTTAAACATAATTAAAGGGAAGTTCCAAATACTACTTATTTATGTGTTCCCTTGCAATTAAAAAAGTCTATTAACTCCAAAACTCAATCTTTAACCATATTTAGGTCCTTAAAATCAGATTCATCatcattaaaaataatttatctTCTCAACTCAGCTATCTAAAtttgaaggaagaaaagaaaa encodes:
- the LOC113773627 gene encoding uncharacterized protein LOC113773627 — its product is MEGEYENTVPLDDTIALGSPEAEAHLRTLDINTEVLSTPDSIDCGIAQSLDDIVDDSMDAIPLDIDKDGSEVVGKIFPLKENKTSVRGHGSCMEKRKMNALGRTVMLDKDVTGHSIQQLASTRRTDERGDTQKHELASSHADTSNHKQQFIQDSGTSEYEEALPDHSYNIVQKDYKSLESIGLSVVNALDFVDHFLAVNNQYLCGKFENARADGTNSPPPFTTKGAQTLASRTNLATRARELGMFDWEEKQATERNSDKKQDEKFAMGSPGKPSEQDQSATNGQDIFEFGFDTQMAAEAMEALICAPPPNSREQCTYQVPKNEIHNSSVNASKDEGLKHSANKKVADSGPQTNRKRTVKLRSPTNRLNGNKPRQFKKHSENLTGYNSPSSINKNLIYREPLAAKSSNCGHALTMKKSICGRSSRVISQQKNGAPCESENSKGAGNDLVSLNFIGLNQHGEEMLFKKFRRSSQKTKRMEFQPSMAPVSSFKRRISANLEFDVPKKRRKKRLGIGVCKTIESKSLMSASDGLAEVTRTKGPQQPRSTSGSFGTIDLLKLDPWCYPKQKRTHKGVRHQSNGFSNSSTLLTLADDENKNKYPTENRLSSWRNCGPLLHSQTEFGSSPEKNLPGVCESAITSEEMIIMDLDRVKSSELYGKSDMMGTIWSADCSENIRLGAVSADIRASQTTKTDVRIPGKKLISRPSLMKELTRLGYNKSLPNFMPRELRRRRRNVCVLFSQHLKSNVLNQQKKILARLGFSIASCCSDATHFVIDGFVRTRNMLEAIAFGKPVVTHLWLESCGQANSFIDEKSYILRDTKKENEIGFSMPASLACARENPLLQGRRVFITPNVKPSIELIQSLVKAVHGKVIKGIGRAAQGENFISKELLVLTSEEDYVSCLPILEKGAAVYDSELLLNGIVIQKLEFERHQLFTNCVEGNCSKKCPEKN
- the LOC113779735 gene encoding secoisolariciresinol dehydrogenase isoform X2 codes for the protein MFSIRSSSSISRALLARSFVMREFCAQRKESKLEGKVALITGAARGIGKETATKFITNGAKVVIADIRRDVGQETARQLGANASFVACDVSQESDVSNAVDYTVSTHGQLDIMYNNAGIACRTPPSVVDLDLAAFDKVVSINVRGAVAGIKHASRVMIPRQAGCILCTASVTGMMGGLAQHTYSITKSSVIGMVKSVAAELCKHGIRVNCISPFAIPTAFALEEMQDYFPGLDAGALADMVHNAGVLKGANCEPSDVANAALYLASDDAKYISGHNLVVDGGFTSIKSLNFAGT
- the LOC113779735 gene encoding secoisolariciresinol dehydrogenase isoform X1 — encoded protein: MFSIRSSSSSISRALLARSFVMREFCAQRKESKLEGKVALITGAARGIGKETATKFITNGAKVVIADIRRDVGQETARQLGANASFVACDVSQESDVSNAVDYTVSTHGQLDIMYNNAGIACRTPPSVVDLDLAAFDKVVSINVRGAVAGIKHASRVMIPRQAGCILCTASVTGMMGGLAQHTYSITKSSVIGMVKSVAAELCKHGIRVNCISPFAIPTAFALEEMQDYFPGLDAGALADMVHNAGVLKGANCEPSDVANAALYLASDDAKYISGHNLVVDGGFTSIKSLNFAGT